In Miscanthus floridulus cultivar M001 chromosome 5, ASM1932011v1, whole genome shotgun sequence, one genomic interval encodes:
- the LOC136452676 gene encoding protein DEHYDRATION-INDUCED 19 homolog 3-like codes for MDSEHWISRLAAAKRYYAAQLGHVDDVPGMGTEEVEMDDDGDMEMEMALELGDATWPEVACPYCYEDHDVASLCVHLEEDHPYEPHAAPCPICSQRITRDMLNHITMQHGYLFKNGHRSRRFIIPERGAISLLSRDLRGTHLQALLGGVHGHRSNNAVTTNISSDPLLSSFGLNFPTSDAPEPSKSAFSIPDGASIRKETPVQPWESSIDSSLTSEEREQKRKQATDRATFVQGLVLSTLFGD; via the exons ATGGACTCGGAGCACTGGATCTCGCGCCTGGCCGCCGCCAAGCGTTACTACGCGGCGCAGCTCGGCCACGTCGACG ATGTGCCCgggatggggacggaggaggtggagatggacgacgacggcgacatggagatggagatggcgcTGGAGCTCGGGGACGCGACGTGGCCGGAGGTCGCCTGCCCCTACTGCTACGAGGACCATGACGTCGCGTCCCTCTGCGTCCACCTCGAGGAGGACCACCCCTACGAGCCCCACGCAGCG CCCTGCCCCATTTGCTCCCAAAGGATTACAAGAGATATGCTTAACCATATCACCATGCAACATGGTTACTTGTTCAAG AATGGTCACAGGTCTCGCAGATTTATTATTCCTGAGAGAGGTGCGATTTCTTTATTGAGCCGAGATCTACGTGGTACTCATTTACAGGCTCTTCTAGGGGGTGTTCATGGCCACAGATCAAATAACGCAGTGACCACAAACATTTCCAGTGATCCTCTTCTTTCATCGTTTGGCCTGAACTTCCCAACATCAGATGCACCAGAACCATCAAAATCAGCATTTTCTATTCCAGATGGTGCCTCAATACGTAAGGAGACACCAGTTCAGCCTTGGGAATCAAG TATTGATTCATCTCTCACAAGCGAGGAAAGGGAGCAAAAGCGGAAACAAGCGACTGACAGAGCAACCTTTGTGCAAGGCCTAGTGCTGTCTACTCTATTCGGAGATTGA